From Ptychodera flava strain L36383 chromosome 2, AS_Pfla_20210202, whole genome shotgun sequence, the proteins below share one genomic window:
- the LOC139152704 gene encoding uncharacterized protein, whose amino-acid sequence MMEASCAVLDIKIITTLERDDDIDEPVLKPAGFDTYVAMLKQVETLQCEAKELQEEAKTLADSVEKALLADDDCDNDDDDDDNSEDDGRPPLMTLGKVKKAQEKVQELSEEADRKISEATDVKAKLPKECGFVVCGIDQALQSFGVGRHSYHGQAFIGNHVNKCCKVCVLKLYTVLLLKSLKGSVFCLS is encoded by the exons ATGATGGAAGCTAGCTGTGCAGTACTGGATATCAAGATCATCACGACTCTGGAGagagatgatgacattgatgaacCCGTGCTGAAGCCTGCTGGATTTGACACATATGTAGCCATGTTGAAACAAGTCGAGACATTACAGTGTGAAGCGAAAGAACTCCAAGAAGAAGCTAAGACCTTGGCTGATAGTGTTGAAAAGGCTCTCCTTGCTGATGATGActgtgacaatgatgatgatgatgacgacaacaGTGAAGATGATGGCAGACCGCCACTAATGACCTTGGGCAAAGTTAAAAAAGCCCAGGAGAAAGTGCAGGAACTCAGTGAAGAAGCTGACAGGAAG ATATCTGAAGCTACAGACGTAAAAGCGAAACTGCCAAAAGAATGTGGTTTTGTAGTCTGCGGTATTGACCAAGCTCTGCAGTCATTTGGTGTTGGACGTCATTCTTACCACGGGCAGGCATTCATCGGAAATCATGTGAACaagtgctgtaaagtatgtgttttaaaactgtacactgttttgttgctaaagtcattaaaaggttcagtattctgcttgtcatga